Below is a genomic region from Variovorax sp. J2L1-78.
AAGTCACCGCCGCCGGAAAGAGCAGCGCGACGGGCCAGAGCGCCAGCAGCACGAGACCGCCGCGTGCGTCGTCGACGAACCAGTACGAGCGCGCGCGGCTCCACCGGGCCACCGCTCCGATGCGCTCGAGGCCGGCGGCCAGCACCGCACCAGCGAAAGCACCGAGTGCATTCAGGCCGAGGTCGACGTTCGACGGGATGCGTGCCGGCAGGTAGCTCTGCAGCGTTTCCATCGCAAAGGCGATCGCGCTGCCGGCCAGTCCGGCGCGCAGCACCGCCTGCCAACCGCCGGCCTCCGCGCGCGTGCGCAGCACGGCCAGCGCCATGAGAAAACCCAGCGGGACATAGCCCGCCACGTTGACGCCGAAGTCGAACCCGGTCCAGTACTTGGGCCACGGCGCCCACAGGTAGGACCACGGCGCGATGCCCTGGTCGCGCCAGTCGGCGAAGGGATAGAGGCTCGCGTAGACGATCAGCGCCGCGTAGGCCAGCGCGAGCGGTAGCGCGGCGGTCTTGTGCGGCGTGGTCACCGGGCGCTTCGGGCGGTGGGCGGGCGGCGCGTCAGAACGGCTTGACGACGACCAGGATCACGATGGCCAGCAGCAGCAGCACCGGCAGTTCGTTGAACCAGCGATACCAGCGATGGCTGCGCCGATCGGTGCCGGCTGCGAGCCTGCGCAGGATCACGGCGCAGCCGTGGTGGTAGCCGATCACGACCAGCACCAGCGCCAGCTTGGCGTGCATCCATCCGTTGCCCGGACCGCGCCCGATGCCGTAGCCCATCCACAGCCAGACGCCGAAGACCAGCGCCGGGACGGCCAGGAACGTAGTGAAGCGCAGCAGCTTGCGCGCCATGAGCAGCAAGCGGGCGCGCTCGGCTTCCGAGCCGGGCGGCACCATGGCGAGGTTCACGAAGATGCGCGGAAGGTAGAAGAGCCCGGCAAACCAGCTGGCGATGAAGACGATGTGCAGCGATTTGATCCAGAGCATGGTGGCAGTTTAGTGGCGACAGGCTGGGCTCACGCCATTCCACGCGCGAGGCGCGCTCTTCGCGTGGAACACCGCGGAACGGGCTCCGCCCGTCCGCCGGTGTTGCCCCCGGTAGGGGTGCGGAGCGCGACACGCAGTGCGCGCGACCTGGGGGCGAGAAACAGCCCAAAAAAAAGCCCGACGCCAAAGCGTCGGGCTGGGAAGCCCTTTTGCTGTCACACATCAAGGCACCCGCTCAGGGAGGAAAAGCGGGGAGCGGCAAGCCGCCCAGGACAGAATTTAACAAAGCAAAATCAACGTATCAAGCAAATGGTTAACTTTTTCTGACATTTGCACATTCCGTCACCTCCTGTCGCGCCGGTGCCCGATTCCGCGTCGCGCACGACCCGATCGGGACACCGAAGCGGCGCGCACGCCACATCGGGCACAATTTTCCAGATGACCCTCCACGCCCCCTTCCCCGCCGGCCGGCCGCGCCGCCTTCGCCGTGACAGCTTCACGCGCAACCTGGTCCGCGAGCACGCGCTCAGTGCGCACGACCTGATCTATCCCGTGTTCGTGCAGGAAGGACTGAACAAGCGCGATGCGGTGGCCTCGATGCCGGGCGTGGAGCGTTTCAGCCTCGACACCCTGCTGCCGGTGGCCGAGGAGTGCGTGGCACTCGGCATTCCGGTGATGGCGTTGTTCCCGGTGATCGACGCGTCCCTCAAGACCCCGGCGGGCGACGAAGCCTTCAATCCCGACGGTCTGATCCCACGCGTCGTGGCTGCGCTGAAAGCACGCTTCCCCGAACTGGGCGTGATGACCGACGTGGCGCTCGACCCCTACACCAGCCACGGCCAGGACGGCCTGCTCGACGACACCGGCTACGTGCTCAACGACCCGACGGTCGAGGTGCTGGTGAAGCAGGCGCTGACCCAGGCCGAGGCCGGCGTCGACATCGTCGCACCGAGCGACATGATGGACGGCCGCATCGGCGCGGTGCGCGACGCGCTCGAGGGCAACGGCGACATCCACACGCGGATCATGGCGTACAGCGCCAAGTACGCGAGCGCCTTCTACGGCCCGTTCCGCGACGCGGTCGGCTCCGCCGGCAACCTCGGCAAGAGCAACAAGAAGGTCTACCAGATGGACCCGGGCAACAGCGACGAGGCCCTGCGCGAAGTCGGCATCGACATCGCCGAGGGCGCCGACATGGTGATGGTGAAGCCCGGCATGCCCTACCTCGACATCGTGCGACGCGTGAAGGACGAGTTCCGCGTGCCCACCTTCGCCTACCAGGTGAGCGGCGAGTACGCCATGCTCAAGGCCGCCGCGCAGAACGGCTGGCTCGACCACGACGCGGTCATGCTCGAAAGCCTGCTGGCCTTCAAGCGCGCGGGCGCCGATGGCGTGCTGACCTATTTCGCGCGCGACGCCGCCCGCCTCCTGAAGCAGCAGCGCTGACGCGGCAACGCCCGTGCGAATTTTCGAGATCACCGGCTCGCAGGTCGCCGAGCACGACGCCCTGGCGCCCCTGGCCTTGCCCGGCGCCTGCGCCAACGGCTATCTGTGGCTCTCGCTGACGCGCGACGAGTTCCGCGCGTCGCTGGCCGATGTCCAGGGCATCCTGCAGACACTGTGCGGCACGCAGCTGGTCGACCTGCACGTGAGCGACCTGCTCAACGACCAGTTGCCCTCGCACTACGACTACACCTCGCAGTACGACGTGCTCGTGTTCCGTCGACTGGCCGCGTCCCAGCGTGCCGCGCCGTCGGCCAGCGAACCGCCGACGGCACGCAGCGGCCCGCCGGTGCTGCGTCGCGTCGACACCCGGCCGGTCGGCTTCGCGGTGTTCGACCGGGTGCTGCTGTCGGTCCATCCGGAAGACGGCGCGGTACGCGACGTGTACGCCGCCAAGCTGATGGCCGCCGCGCGCAGCGACCGCGGCGACGCCGCAGCACCGGCCCTCGACGTGCGCGCCACCAGCGCGCGCGTGCCGACGGGTCCGGCCGACCTGATGCTGCGCGTGGTGAACCAGATCGTCGACGCGTACCTGGACCTGCGGCGCGAACTCACGCGCCAGCTCGACCACTGGCAGGCCGAGCTGATCGACCCGCGCAGCCGCTTCACCAACTGGAGCGCGCTGATGGAAGCGCGCCAGTCGCTGCACCACCTCGACGAGATCTGCGAAGACCAGCGCTCGGCCGTGCAGGACTGGATCGACGCGATGGAAACCCTGCCGACGCCCGAGTTGCCCACCGAGTTGCGCGAGCGCGAACTGATCATGGTGCGCAGCCGCGACGTGCTCGAACACATCGAGCGCGTGGTGCACCACGTGCGCCGGCTCGAGCAGAACGCCGAGACCGCCGTGCAGATGCACTTCAGCGTGCAGAGCCACCGCGCCAACGACATCATGCGGGTGCTGACGGTGCTCACTGCCATCTTCCTGCCGCTCAACCTGATCGCCGGCATCTTCGGGATGAACTTCGAATTCATCCCGCTGGTGCACAAGGCCGACGGCTTCTGGATCGCGATGGGCTCGATGGGCGTCATCGCGGTGGCACTGGTGCTGGTGTTCTGGCGCAAGCGCTACCTGGCGCGCACCGCCCACTGAGCCCGCACGCAAAAAGGCCGGGCGGTGCACTGCACCGTCCGGCCTTTTTGTCAGAGGTCCGAATCAACCACGGCCGCTCGGCGCGGCCGTCGCGATCACAGGCCCGCGCGCTTGGTGGCCAGCGAACCGTTCGTGTACTCGGCAGGCACCGTGCTGTTCACGAAGGACTTGCGGTCCAGGTTCTGGTTGGCGGCGTTGGCGGCGGCCACGGCTTCGGCGGCCACGGCAGCGCGGCTGGCGGGCGACGTCAGGGCCGGCGCCACCTTCGAGCTGCGGTTGATGTTCTGGTCGGGCGCGTTCGCAGCGGCGACGGCTTCGGCGTCGACCGTGGCACGGCTCTTGACCGACACGACTTGCTGAACGCCGTCGTAGGTTTCAGCTTGGGCGCCGACAGCGGCGAAAAGGGTCAGGGCTGCAGCGGCGATGATTTGAGCGGTCTTCATTGGTCGTTTCCTCGGATGTTGTTCAAAGATCGGGCAGGCTTCTGGCGGCTGGCCCGTGCGACGGATTCTCGAAGGAAAATGCGGCGCAAGCCCGCGGAAAAACGAACCACGGTGTTCATGAATACGAAACAATCGGACGCGCTGCATCCCAGCCTTTCCACCGCACACCAATGGACAGCTTCGACCTCCTGAAGACCTTCCGCGAAGTCGCGACACTCGGTAGCTTTTCGCGTGCAGCCAAGCGGCTCGACATGTCGAAGGCAACCGTCAGCAAGTACGTCGCCGAACTCGAGACCCGCTTCGGCGTGCGGCTGCTCAACCGCTCGACACGCTCGGTGAGCCTGACCGACGCCGGCGCGCTGCTGCTCGAACGCAGCACGCCCGTGATGGAGATGGTGGCGCTCACGCAGGCCGAGATCCAGGAGCACGCGAGCCGGCCCACCGGCCGCTTGCGCATCTCGGCCCCGCATGGCATGGGCCAAGGCGACCTGCCCACGCTGCTGGCGCAGTTCATGGGCTACTACCCCGACGTCAGCATCAGCCTGCACCTGAGCAACCGCACGGTCGACATGGCCGAGGAAGCGATCGATGTCGCCTTGCGCTTCGGGCCCATCGCCGACGACAACCTGATCGTGCGCAAGCTGCTGCAGATGCCGTTGGTGGTGTGTGCATCGCCGCGGTACTGGAAGAAGCACGGCACGCCCGAACACCCGTCCGATCTGGCCGGCCACGACGCCTTGACGCATTCGCGCCTGGGCACGCATCCGCAATGGCGCTTCGATGTGGAAGGCAAGCCGCTGGACGTGTCGGTCAAGAGCCGCATGGACGCCACCGAGGCCGGGCCCTTGATCGTGGTGGCCCTGCACGGCTTTGGCGTGGTCTACATGCCGGCACTGCTGGTGCAGCCGCACATCGACCGTGGCGAGCTGGTACCGGTGCTCCAGCCCTATGTGCGCAGCGACATGTGGCTGTCGGCCGCCTACCTCCAGCGGCGCCACAACAGCGCCGCGCTCAAGGCTCTGCTCGACTTCCTGCAGACCCGCATCGGGACCCGCGCGAAGCCGAGCAAGAAATAGGCGTCAGCCCACGTGCTTGGCGAAGAAGGCCAGCGTGCGTTCCTTGGCGAGCTTTGCAGCAGCCGCATCGTAGGAGCCGCGCTGGTCGCAGTTGAAGCCGTGGTCGGCTTCGTACACATGCACCTCGACCGCGGGCTGCGCCTTCTTGAAGGCCTCGACCGATTCGAGCGAGATCCAGTGGTCCTTGCTGCCGAAGTGCGCGAGCACCGGCACCTTCGGGCTGCGGGCCGATTCCTCGGGCGTGGTCATGCCGCCGCCGTAGTACGGCACGGCCGCCGCAATGCCCGAGACCCCCGCGGCCGAGCGCCAGGTCAGCAGGCCGCCCCAGCAGTAGCCGACGATGCCGACCTTGCCCGCCTTCGCCGCGTACGCGACCGCGGCCTGCACGTCCTGCAGCACGCCGGGCGCGGGCAGCGCCTCGACCGCGGCCTTCAGCGCCGAGCCGGCCTGCATGTCGTCGCCGGTGTAGCCGAGTTCGACCCCTGGCTTCACGCGGTGGAAGGTCGCCGGTGCCACGGCGAGGTAACCCGCGGCCGCGTAGCCGTCGGCCACCGAACGGATGTGCGAGTTGACGCCGAAGATCTCCTGCAGCACGACGATGGCGCCCTTCGGCTGGCCCGCGGGTTCGGCCACGTAGGCGGGGAAGGTGAAGCCGTCTTTGGCGGTGAGATCGATGAAT
It encodes:
- a CDS encoding dienelactone hydrolase family protein gives rise to the protein MGQFIDLTAKDGFTFPAYVAEPAGQPKGAIVVLQEIFGVNSHIRSVADGYAAAGYLAVAPATFHRVKPGVELGYTGDDMQAGSALKAAVEALPAPGVLQDVQAAVAYAAKAGKVGIVGYCWGGLLTWRSAAGVSGIAAAVPYYGGGMTTPEESARSPKVPVLAHFGSKDHWISLESVEAFKKAQPAVEVHVYEADHGFNCDQRGSYDAAAAKLAKERTLAFFAKHVG
- the hemB gene encoding porphobilinogen synthase, yielding MTLHAPFPAGRPRRLRRDSFTRNLVREHALSAHDLIYPVFVQEGLNKRDAVASMPGVERFSLDTLLPVAEECVALGIPVMALFPVIDASLKTPAGDEAFNPDGLIPRVVAALKARFPELGVMTDVALDPYTSHGQDGLLDDTGYVLNDPTVEVLVKQALTQAEAGVDIVAPSDMMDGRIGAVRDALEGNGDIHTRIMAYSAKYASAFYGPFRDAVGSAGNLGKSNKKVYQMDPGNSDEALREVGIDIAEGADMVMVKPGMPYLDIVRRVKDEFRVPTFAYQVSGEYAMLKAAAQNGWLDHDAVMLESLLAFKRAGADGVLTYFARDAARLLKQQR
- a CDS encoding LysR family transcriptional regulator; protein product: MDSFDLLKTFREVATLGSFSRAAKRLDMSKATVSKYVAELETRFGVRLLNRSTRSVSLTDAGALLLERSTPVMEMVALTQAEIQEHASRPTGRLRISAPHGMGQGDLPTLLAQFMGYYPDVSISLHLSNRTVDMAEEAIDVALRFGPIADDNLIVRKLLQMPLVVCASPRYWKKHGTPEHPSDLAGHDALTHSRLGTHPQWRFDVEGKPLDVSVKSRMDATEAGPLIVVALHGFGVVYMPALLVQPHIDRGELVPVLQPYVRSDMWLSAAYLQRRHNSAALKALLDFLQTRIGTRAKPSKK
- a CDS encoding CopD family protein, which gives rise to MLWIKSLHIVFIASWFAGLFYLPRIFVNLAMVPPGSEAERARLLLMARKLLRFTTFLAVPALVFGVWLWMGYGIGRGPGNGWMHAKLALVLVVIGYHHGCAVILRRLAAGTDRRSHRWYRWFNELPVLLLLAIVILVVVKPF
- a CDS encoding magnesium transporter CorA family protein gives rise to the protein MRIFEITGSQVAEHDALAPLALPGACANGYLWLSLTRDEFRASLADVQGILQTLCGTQLVDLHVSDLLNDQLPSHYDYTSQYDVLVFRRLAASQRAAPSASEPPTARSGPPVLRRVDTRPVGFAVFDRVLLSVHPEDGAVRDVYAAKLMAAARSDRGDAAAPALDVRATSARVPTGPADLMLRVVNQIVDAYLDLRRELTRQLDHWQAELIDPRSRFTNWSALMEARQSLHHLDEICEDQRSAVQDWIDAMETLPTPELPTELRERELIMVRSRDVLEHIERVVHHVRRLEQNAETAVQMHFSVQSHRANDIMRVLTVLTAIFLPLNLIAGIFGMNFEFIPLVHKADGFWIAMGSMGVIAVALVLVFWRKRYLARTAH